A window of Phragmitibacter flavus contains these coding sequences:
- the hflX gene encoding GTPase HflX — translation MFDIQDKPNMVERALLIGAFFKRDDLANATDLLEELKDLVETLGISVAETLPVHVRDMSPRYLTGSGKAEELMEHAKELGCDCIIFDNELSPGQQRAWEEESKLCVIDRQEVILDIFNLRAKTREARLQVALARMEYSMPRLTRMWAHLDRQRGGGTGAARGEGEAQLEIDRRLANKRIDKLKADLVEVRKQRDTQRKERSRVPVPHGAIVGYTNAGKSSLLNALTESDVLAEDKLFATLDTSTRRMTMPDGQHILLTDTVGFVRNLPHDLVQSFRATLEETTLADFLIHLVDASHPSAATFYQTTTDVLREIGAGDKKVVLAFNKVDLVTDQTQLNALRHQFSDAVFISVKTGEGMDALLHRIHELIFDRVTRLNVQLPMHRLDLLALAHAEGKVLSEEYEGELANVECLIPKRLASRFEPFAVTP, via the coding sequence ATGTTCGACATTCAAGACAAACCCAACATGGTCGAACGCGCCCTGCTGATCGGTGCCTTCTTCAAACGCGACGACCTCGCCAACGCCACCGACCTCTTGGAAGAGCTCAAGGACCTGGTTGAAACCCTCGGCATTAGCGTCGCCGAAACCCTGCCGGTGCATGTTCGCGACATGAGCCCTCGCTACCTCACTGGCAGCGGCAAAGCAGAAGAGCTCATGGAACACGCCAAAGAGCTCGGCTGCGACTGCATCATTTTCGACAACGAACTCTCCCCCGGTCAACAACGCGCTTGGGAGGAAGAATCCAAGCTCTGTGTCATCGACCGTCAGGAGGTCATCCTCGACATCTTCAATCTCCGCGCCAAAACCCGCGAAGCGCGCCTGCAAGTCGCCCTCGCGAGGATGGAATATTCCATGCCGCGCCTCACCCGCATGTGGGCTCACCTGGACCGTCAACGCGGCGGCGGCACCGGCGCAGCTCGTGGCGAAGGTGAAGCCCAGCTCGAAATCGACCGTCGACTCGCCAATAAACGCATCGACAAGCTCAAAGCCGACCTTGTCGAAGTTCGCAAACAACGCGACACCCAGCGCAAAGAGCGCAGCCGCGTCCCAGTTCCCCACGGCGCCATCGTCGGCTACACCAACGCCGGCAAATCCTCTTTGCTCAACGCCCTGACTGAAAGCGACGTGCTCGCCGAAGACAAACTCTTCGCCACGCTCGATACCAGCACGCGCCGCATGACTATGCCCGATGGTCAGCACATTCTCCTCACTGATACCGTCGGTTTTGTGCGCAATCTGCCCCACGATCTTGTGCAGAGTTTCCGCGCCACCTTGGAAGAAACCACCCTTGCCGATTTCCTCATTCACCTCGTCGACGCCAGCCACCCAAGCGCGGCCACTTTTTATCAAACCACCACCGACGTTCTCCGCGAAATCGGTGCCGGAGACAAAAAAGTCGTCCTCGCCTTCAACAAAGTCGACCTCGTCACCGACCAAACCCAGCTGAATGCTCTGCGTCATCAATTCTCTGATGCCGTCTTTATTTCCGTGAAAACCGGCGAAGGCATGGACGCGCTGCTGCATCGCATCCACGAGCTCATTTTTGATCGCGTCACGCGACTCAACGTGCAACTCCCCATGCACCGACTGGATCTCCTCGCCCTCGCCCACGCCGAAGGCAAAGTGCTCAGCGAAGAATACGAAGGCGAACTTGCGAACGTCGAATGCCTCATTC